The following is a genomic window from Miscanthus floridulus cultivar M001 chromosome 14, ASM1932011v1, whole genome shotgun sequence.
accggagggactgagctttgtcgcttgcctcgatcactcggggctcgagtgacgcgctcggtgagctcgctaacgggtatgatcgagtggaatctgggttcgtcgttcataacggggtcagcatagccctcttgtgacatttcactgctcctttacctacaacccggtagatgcctgggtcattccggagaccgacccgggtggtctgctggcctcccctcgatggagattctgtgggcttggcgagaggtttaggatcgaacgagaaggttgagatgaccctgtctgctttagggcagactgggtgagggccgcttagggctcatctgcattttctcccctggctctgtttgatgtggggtgacctcgagcccttcatgggtcggccttcgaacctcggttggTCATTGCTCGTGTTGAacgaggcaactgccacttcgtgGTGCAACATAGAGCGTTGAAATGCATTTTGCCGCATGTGCGATgctttagttcctgagcccccgggcgattcagggcccgaatcatccgaggggcacgggcatatggaatgaatgtgtgtatgaatgattaaataaagaaatagcgggggtcggtagtgttaccttgatgactcgagtgatggggtttgaagagctccaatcagaaatgtccgaccaggacccacgGTCGttgttcgtgacggagtcggcatggcctacatggggtgtccctttgctccttacctatctctcggtgtgtttttctgagccgttcgatcgacttaggaagcccgatggtctctcctggcggagatcccattgttttggattttttctaagtcctaccTGGGGAGGCAGAGAGCTGCCTACGCATGGTGACGCTTTGGTTTCTACGCccggtgtgcggtagtggtgggccatacccaggccatgtcccatcgGACCAGGCGTCGTTCCGTCTGACTAGGCATCGTTCCGTCGGTTagtgtgcgtcccatcggtcagggtgcgtcccatcgtttcccatccgcattgaatgggggaagggagagagttttttgctctgatcttttACCCCTCTTTAGCTATTGcgtttcctccttaaatagggggagggagagggcttctcGTCGCAGTCCTTTGcatgttctccaactattgcctttccttcttcctcctcaccgagagtgcctgtatgccgcggcggttcctaagtgagagagagggtaagcgagggggaggacttatagaccCTTTCGTGAATTTGGagtgtgatgtcgagctggaggctgcCCGAGGCGGTGCTGGCTGTCTTTGCCTGAGAAGAGGCggcttccgccgaaggaggtggcacggTGGATTCATCTACAAGGCCTTTTTCGGGATGGGTCTGTGTGTGGATTCTttccggtggatcttcaccgggcgagccttatcagtggggaagttgcctaggatcatgctggtggagggttccgtgcCTCGGTGGTAGCATCCCTGCCCaagagctgcctcgactgcatgagaaggtcaagagctccatgctcttctgctaagcatctatgggtgcgacatccttgaggtacccgttgcgctcaccgaagtcgagggagcagaccaggtgggtcccttgaggtacccgttgtgctcaccaaagtcgagggagcagaatcgggcgggtcccttgaggtacccattgtgctcgccaaagttgagggagcggaaccggacggggcccttgtggtggtggttatgtccggcggcGTGTGCCGTGGTCTCTCCTTTTTcatcaggcgatgtcgtcgagcggtcgtagtagtatttggagtagaagtagttagaaaatgtaatagttgagttcgtgggtgagcccccgtgtgaatagtttgtgtatcaatgaatacatcagttctatttttgtgacagaaccactatccattccttgttttttatcctagcatagattttgtttttatcctttcttttttgacttgcccgttagttccgtaggctgcagcttttaagaacctgggcatggcccgcggggctcggttgctcgtaaccgtaggtcatggtggggtgtgttcggttaggagtaagaataaaGTTACATAGGGCAATCAAAGCAATGGAATGCGCTTCCgttcggggacaaagttgttaccatgtgatagtaaaagagaggtagtatttactATTTTACCCTCATGGGGCCCCCATGCGACCTGGGCTAAAagtgttcgggctagggtgctttataggagcaagtgttgactaaaaagcggtaagaccaaatttaggggggaaacgacgtagctattcaatgttccaagtgttggtaagaacgttgccgttgtcatcctccagtcggtaggtgcctggtcagatcacttcggtcactgtatagggtccttcccatggtggagagagtttgtgtttttccttcattgattgggtcctccgaagtacaagatcaccgacttcgagtatcctccccctgatcttcttttcatggtacctgcggagagtttgctggtagcgagcggagtagATGACGGTCGTTTcgtgggcctcttcgagcaggtcgactgcgtcttgttgagcctccgtggctctgtcgtggttgaaagccttcactcttggggcaccatggttgaggtcggagggcagcactgcttcagctccgtaggctaggaagaagggtgtgaaccctgtggatcggtttggggtcattcttaggctctagaggatcgctgggacctctgcaacccatcgtccAGCATACTTGTTGactcggtcgaagatgcgtgacttgagtccttggaggaccatgccattggcacgttcgacctgaccgttagtacatgggtgtccgaccgaggcccattcgattctgatgccgtatccatcactgaagtccaggaatTTCTTCCTGATGAAGTTAGTcacgtggtcagtgatgatgtagttaggaacgccgaaccggtaaatgatgtcgaggaagaatttgaccgcctcttccgagcggatgttggtgatgggtctggcctctatccacttggtgaacttgtcgactactacaagtaggtgagtgaaaccgcctgggccccttttgaggggtcccaccatgtcgaggccccagaccgcaaacggccaggtgatggggatggtttggagctcctatgccagcaaatgggtttgccgagcatagaactagcatcattcacacctacggacgacctcctctgcatctcgtaccatggtgggctagtaaaaaccttggcgaaaggcttttccgaccagcgaccttaggGCCACGTGATGTTCGCAAATCCtgacatggacctcgaggaggagctgcttcccctggttggtggggatgcattTTATGAGCACCCttgatggactccatttgtagagtttgtcAACGAGCACGATGAAGGTactagggtcggagcccctgagcgctggcttggcattggggtcggagcccccgggcgcTGGCTTGGCGTCGGGTTCAGAGCCCCCGGGCGCCGGTCGGGCATCGGGAtgtgtctggatcggaccttctaggatgcgagcAGACGGCTCATGGAcgttgttgatgaagaccccgcatGGGGATGGATCCCATCTGGAGGCCAATTTTAtaagaaaatcggcggcatcgttgtcctttcgagggatgtgatgcagctcgatcccctggaatttaTCCTTGAGCTTACACACCttttggcagtatgctgccatgagggggcttttgcaggaggactcctttatgacctgatcaacgaccaactctgagtcgctGCAAACAtagagtcgcgtagcaccgagctcgatggcgatgcgtagtccgttgatgagggcctcatactccatggtgttgtttgaggctgaaaagtggaggcagatggcgtaTCGGAGCCTACTCCCGttcggggagatcagaaccactccaatcCCCGAGTCGAGCGCCAttatggacccgtcgaagtacattgtccagtactcgtgggtgacgtccggggtcggtagctgcacctctatccatttggtgacAAAATCCGCGAGAGCCTGAGATTTAGTGGCGGTACGGGGGatgtacctgatgtcgtggcccatgagtttgagtgcccatttggagatccatcccacggcgtcgcggttgcggatgatgtccctaagcaggtatgaagtgacgaccacgacttcgtggtcggtgaagtagtgcaggagcttccgggtcgccattagcatggcgtataggagtttctacacctagggtatcagaccttggggtcggtgagtacttccaagatgaagtatacgggccgttggaccttaaggtggtgtcctggctcctccctttcgacgatcagggcggcgcttaccacatggttgctggcggcgacgtagaggagaaggggttctctccgttcgggagcgatgaggatcgGGGCCGACGttagggacgctttgaggctttctagagcctgctgagcttccttagtccagacgaaggtgtccgtctttttgaggagcatgtagagtggcatccctcgtTCGCCAAGTCGGGAGATGAATCGGTTCAGGGCAGCTagatagccggtgagcctttgcacatccttgatgttgcgtatggggcgtatgttggagatggccgtgatttttttggggttggcctcgatgccgtgctcggacacaatgtatcctagcagcttcccctttggaacctcgaaaacatattttttgggattcagcttgatgttgaaccttcggaggttcacgaatatcgcggccaagtttgcgatcaggtcgcaagtttgagccattttgaccactatgtcatcaacatagacggcgattgttggttttgactgctcggcttgatcaggctaatCGAGTGGGTTgatttggtcagtgaagcattgctgcatgcacctttggtaggtggcgccagtgttcttcagggcgaaaggcatggttacgtagcagtacgaaccatacggggtaatgaacgaggttgcgagctgatcggactctttcatcatgatctggtgatagcctgagtaggcatccagaaaggagaggatctcgtaacccaaggtggagtcgactatctggtctatgcgtggtaaaggaaagtgatcctttggacacgctttgttgaggccagtataatcaacgcacattctctatttcctggtcttctttttaataagGACAGGATTGGCGAgtcagtcggagtggaatacctctctgatgaatccggttgcctggagtttggcgatctcttcgcctatgggctatggccctatgcctctcatggtcgaagcggcgcaggcgctgcttggcgggcttcgagcccgggatgaggcgtagtgcgtgctcggtgacctcccatggtatgcctggcatgtcaaaaggctaccatgcgaagacatcaagATTGGCGcacaggaagtcgacgagctcgtaTTCCTATTTGGTCAGGAGCTGGGTctcgatccgcaccatcttggttgggtcggtggggttgaTTCCTACCCCTTGGTTTCCTAGAGCAGgcggaaggccgtcgaggaggttggtttgttgcagtctgggactgctgAGGTCAATGACTCCCCGAGCCGCGGGagctcagatgagttgatgaccgtggtgacgagctcgaaatgctcgcggtcgcacgtgaaggagtgcgagaaggcgctgctcacggtgatgacgccgttcggttccagcatcttcaacttgaggtaggtgtagttggggatcaccatgaatttagcgtagcatggccgccccaagatggcgtggtaggaccctgggaagtccaccacttcgaaaggtgaggacctccgagtggaagttggctcggttgccaaatgtgacgggcagattgatctgcctgagtgggtatgcctatgctcctgggatcaccccatggaagggagaacCCGCTAGGCAGAGTTCCGAccaggggatgtgcatggcgtcgagggtgtcgacatagagaatgttgaggccgctgcccccgtccatcagcaccttggtgaggcgcttcttgcggatgatggggtcgacgatgagcgggtagcgtcccggtctcacgacgtgggagggatggtccctctgatcgaaggtgatcggagattctgaccagctaacgaagaaggggacgatcgtctcggcggcgcatgcctccctatagcgcaccttgtgctagcATTTGGtctagatggcatcggatccgccgaagatcatgatgcattccttagggttgGGGAAGCTGTCTCCGTCCTTGCCCGCCGCTCCTCCTTTCTTAGCTGCTGCTTCTTTGCCATCTCCTTCTTTCGGCCCGCCGGCCTgtcggaggaaacgtttgaggagcccatagtccttgtagaggtgtttgacggggtaggcgtggttggtgcatgggctatccatgagtttgttgaagtggtcaaacAGGCCCTGTTGGGGCTACTTGCCCGTGCGGTCAGTTGCGGcaaccaacgcggtgttgtccgatcggtgtcggtcctttttgttcttcttgcccctctacgtggaggggccctcgtattagtccatgcgcttggccttgcctttgtcctggcctccgttgaagactactccaactgcctcctcgccagaggcgtggttagtggcgacgtcgagcaggtcgcgggtggtacggggcttcaggcagccaagcttgcggatcaaggactcgcaggtcatcccggagaggaatgcgctgatgacgtccacgtcgacgacatcatggagggagttgcatcgttgggagaacctg
Proteins encoded in this region:
- the LOC136503707 gene encoding uncharacterized protein translates to MGHDIRYIPRTATKSQALADFVTKWIEVQLPTPDVTHEYWTMYFDGSIMALDSGIGVVLISPNGSRLRYAICLHFSASNNTMEYEALINGLRIAIELGATRLYVCSDSELVVDQVIKESSCKSPLMAAYCQKVCKLKDKFQGIELHHIPRKDNDAADFLIKLASRWDPSPCGVFINNVHEPSARILEGPIQTHPDARPAPGGSEPDAKPAPGGSDPNAKPALRGSDPSTFIVLVDKLYKWSPSRVLIKCIPTNQGKQLLLEVHVRICEHHVALRSLVGKAFRQGFY